From the genome of Vicia villosa cultivar HV-30 ecotype Madison, WI linkage group LG2, Vvil1.0, whole genome shotgun sequence, one region includes:
- the LOC131650083 gene encoding protein MAIN-LIKE 1-like — MSQPDNPTRGFPFLIDRSRITQPLVVRRRGGAIDGMRQRGRQRREADGEGAAPEVDPQHPAFPGGPTDTSLLVRYQRHVAYHLWLGEERRPKPTLKVAAHGSKLIGWVPAMLPRQMENWLVASGLSSLQHTSLSRVDTHLLSAFVERWHPETSSFHMPFGEMTITLDDVSCLLHVPIRGQLVDPDVVVTDYDAIHLAVELFGVSLSDATEEASAVRGPYYKLDWLKQVFEQQRGANNFTGAMRAYMMLLLGCTILADKTFTLVEAKYLPLLRDLNNCGSYCWGAAALVTLYRYLGDASFYSCKQLGGYASLLQCWIHEYFPTVGKRGTSGLFGIDSPMARAMKWEYRQGTQKVADIRAMLDQLTPHDIAWRPFEDHRVHRPFDDICLYRGGLKWFGTVVLYLPDRCLRQFGYKQYIPTAPPNVDTLDVDVEWATYRQSVLQVTRAHDDPPAVFATIPYETDDDYLAWYYTVSHPIFRAPRGDQPMEVPVPVYDEGPSDPRLSYISHELHHYLQRHQAVPEDEQFLEIFRALRLAQGGPLPREGPITYDHESD, encoded by the exons ATGTCTCAGCCGGATAACCCAACGAGGGGGTTTCCGTTTCTTATAGACCGTAGCCGGATAACCCAGCCTTTGG tggtTCGAAGAAGAGGAGGTGCGATCGACGGAATGCGTCAAAGAGGAAGACAACGTCGAGAGGCAGATGGCGAGGGAGCTGCTCCTGAGGTTGATCCGCAACATCCGGCATTTCCCGGAGGACCTACGGATACATCATTATTGGTTAGATATCAGAGGCACGTTGCATATCATTTATGGTTGGGCGAG GAGAGACGACCAAAGCCGACCTTAAAGGTTGCTGCACATGGTAGCAAATTAATAGGATGGGTTCCGGCAATGCTCCCAAGGCAGATGGAAAATTGGTTAGTTGCATCTGGCCTTTCATCTTTGCAGCATACTAGTTTGTCGAGGGTAGATACGCATCTATTATCTGCTTTTGTTGAGAGATGGCATCCTGAAACATCGTCATTTCATATGCCGTTCGGCGAGATGACCATCACGCTAGACGATGTTTCTTGTCTTCTTCATGTACCGATTAGGGGCCAGCTGGTTGACCCCGATGTTGTTGTCACCGATTATGATGCCATCCATCTAGCTGTTGAGTTGTTTGGTGTTTCACTGAGTGATGCAACTGAGGAGGCTTCTGCTGTAAGGGGTCCTTATTATAAATTAGATTGGTTGAAGCAAGTTTTTGAGCAACAAAGAGGGGCGAATAACTTTACAGGCGCTATGAGAGCATACATGATGTTGCTATTAGGTTGTACCATTCTTGCCGACAAGACGTTTACTCTTGTCGAGGCAAAATATCTTCCACTTTTGAGAGATTTGAATAATTGTGGAAGCTATTGCTGGGGGGCAGCTGCACTGGTTACTCTGTATAGATACTTAGGGGATGCCTCATTTTATTCATGCAAGCAGCTTGGCGGTTATGCCTCTCTTCTTCAG TGTTGGATTCATGAGTACTTTCCAACTGTTGGAAAGAGAGGTACTTCTGGGTTATTTGGCATTGATAGTCCGATGGCTAGGGCGATGAAATGGGAGTATAGGCAGGGGACGCAAAAAGTGGCTGACATCCGAGCTATGTTAGATCAGTTGACTCCTCACGATATTGCCTGGCGCCCTTTTGAGGATCATCGGGTGCACCGTCCTTTTGATGATATCTGTTTGTATCGGGGTGGTTTGAAGTGGTTTGGTACTGTAGTTCTATATTTACCTGACAGATGCTTGCGTCAGTTTGGATACAAACAGTACATACCGACTGCTCCTCCTAATGTAGACACACTTGATGTGGATGTTGAGTGGGCTACATATAGGCAGAGTGTGTTGCAGGTGACCCGAGCCCACGATGATCCCCCAGCTGTGTTTGCCACCATACCATATGAGACAGACGATGATTATTTGGCGTGGTATTATACGGTGTCACATCCTATATTTAGAGCACCAAGAGGTGATCAGCCGATGGAGGTACCAGTGCCTGTCTATGATGAAGGACCGTCAGACCCGAGATTATCATATATATCTCATGAGCTTCATCATTACTTACAGCGTCATCAGGCTGTTCCTGAAGACGAACAGTTTTTGGAGATATTTAGAGCACTCAGACTTGCACAGGGCGGACCATTACCTAGGGAAGGTCCAATTACTTATGACCATGAGTCTGATTGA
- the LOC131650081 gene encoding uncharacterized protein LOC131650081 has product MYGYSGLLHFKFSQPDIPFVGVDPPLKKCDVAQTCVDTTDVFVTGQKFATREEAISWIKDVGIRNKVTVIIARSDIKTGKRGRSDKLIFGCDRGGKYKKTDSETQSASKRCGCPFKIRSTPSKDGSGWKIDVKCGVHNHGLPDRFEGHAFVSRLNTDDKQHIVDLTKRHVPPRHILLSLQERDPENVTRITQIYKHKSKIQKDIRGPRTEMQQLLKLVEESGYVYWSRKKDESEVVRDIFWAHPDSVKLLNIQRLFVG; this is encoded by the exons ATGTATGGGTATTCCGGTTTGTTACATTTCAAGTTTTCCCAACCGGATATCCCCTTTGTGG gtGTGGATCCTCCTTTGAAGAAATGCGATGTAGCTCAAACATGTGTGGATACAACTGATGTTTTTGTAACTGGTCAAAAATTTGCTACAAGAGAAGAGGCGATCAGTTGGATTAAGGACGTTGGAATCAGGAATAAAGTAACAGTTATAATAGCTCGTTCAGATATCAAAACAGGCAAGCGAGGAAGAAGTGATAAATTAATATTTGGTTGTGATAGAGgtggaaaatacaaaaaaacagaTAGCGAAACCCAAAGTGCTAGTAAGAGATGTGGTTGTCCTTTCAAAATCAGGTCAACACCGTCGAAAGATGGTTCTGGATGGAAGATCGATGTAAAATGCGGAGTACACAACCACGGCTTACCTGATAGATTTGAAGGTCATGCTTTCGTAAGTCGGCTAAATACAGATGATAAGCAACATATTGTTGATTTGACAAAACGCCATGTTCCACCAAGACACATATTATTGTCATTGCAAGAGCGTGACCCGGAGAATGTCACTCGGATCacgcaaatatacaaacataagaGTAAGATACAAAAAGACATAAGGGGTCCTAGAACAGAAATGCAACAATTGCTCAAGTTGGTTGAAGAATCAGGTTATGTTTACTGGAGTAGGAAAAAGGATGAGTCagaagttgtgagagatattttttgggcACATCCAGATTCAGtgaagttgttgaatat ACAGAGACTTTTTGTTGGGTAA
- the LOC131650080 gene encoding uncharacterized protein LOC131650080: MVIYLQTFMELELGSGCKVSLSCSFWWKDMVKIGSFSSCDPIVENCRFSVHNGFNTPFWESIWLDGKPLKEEFPDIFEKSRLKKVSVASMGGWKEERWLWGDLGIREDMLEDDVFGAMYGALKGRLEEFGGWKEEKDSVEWIGRTSADKVFTVASCYDFYMRLRIPFGPYNKSDEAFGLLWKTEVPFKIKAFGWRLFCNRLPTKDLLLSRGMSIPFDSLNCILCGNCEETMKHFFFSCSVVKKVWEEVALWVGKGETNDNDCMSNFLDWYCFFRLKKVKEGKLGVVWLATSWTLWILRNGVCFQEDKWSVNDIVWNIKSLVWKWMFCGKITHSNFSFYDFIKEPLFFLS, encoded by the coding sequence ATGGTGATTTATCTACAAACATTTATGGAGTTGGAACTTGGAAGCGGTTGCAAAGTTTCCCTATCTTGTTCGTTTTGGTGGAAGGATATGGTAAAAATAGGCTCTTTTTCTTCTTGTGATCCGATTGTGGAAAATTGTAGATTCTCCGTGCACAATGGGTTCAACACTCCATTTTGGGAATCTATATGGTTGGATGGAAAACCTCTTAAGGAGGAATTTCCGGATATTTTTGAGAAGTCTCGTTTGAAGAAAGTTTCGGTGGCATCGATGGGAGGTTGGAAGGAGGAAAGGTGGTTGTGGGGGGATTTAGGGATAAGAGAGGACATGTTGGAGGATGATGTTTTCGGAGCAATGTATGGCGCTTTGAAGGGTCGTTTGGAGGAATTCGGTGGTTGGAAGGAAGAGAAGGATTCGGTGGAGTGGATTGGGAGAACGTCCGCGGATAAGGTTTTCACGGTGGCATCttgttatgatttttatatgCGTCTTCGGATCCCCTTTGGGCCTTATAACAAAAGTGATGAGGCTTTCGGCTTACTTTGGAAGACGGAGGTTCCTTTTAAAATAAAGGCTTTCGGTTGGAGGCTTTTCTGCAATAGACTTCCCACAAAAGATCTCTTGTTGAGTAGAGGTATGTCAATACCTTTTGATAGTTTAAATTGTATTTTGTGTGGCAATTGTGAGGAGACCATGAAGCACTTCTTTTTTAGTTGTTCGGTGGTTAAAAAGGTGTGGGAGGAGGTGGCTTTATGGGTGGGTAAAGGGGAGACTAATGATAATGATTGCATGTCAAATTTTCTAGATTGGTATTGTTTCTTTCGCTTAAAGAAAGTGAAAGAGGGAAAGTTAGGGGTGGTGTGGCTTGCGACCTCTTGGACCCTATGGATTCTTAGAAACGGTGTTTGCTTTCAGGAGGACAAGTGGAGTGTAAATGATATCGTTTGGAATATAAAGTCGCTCGTTTGGAAGTGGATGTTTTGTGGGAAAATTACACACTCCAATTTTTCTTTCTACGACTTCATTAAGGAGCCTTTGTTTTTTCTTTCGTAG
- the LOC131650082 gene encoding uncharacterized protein LOC131650082, with the protein MNDNIKIQVGNIRASFQKSFYEVEHAHTSPFYSNLRGSVSRAALRQIAEEWLRVDMVGTDTQKCGCTHRKVYGLPCACELGRYTLSGDAIPIEAIHIHWRKLSMEGNQDIDADDGSEIDMTNAIDEIWKMWRSSDVVGKRALKSRVCEIAYPSTTKMCPPPEKIKTKGGVKKKGKRPVGYDVYRDPSGYEYVDQSHLSSQKSSKRLYSQLSQTSKNREFDKYIVQFPDYIRPFIDDIVDVRDDGNCGFRAIASLHGYGTDGWSMVRRDLEKEIIGPRSKLYEDLFGQRLPTVRSSLVIETLGQQPPNKWMTLPELGYVIANRYNVVLVSLGHLSLSYFPMTSAHSPNASIYCIGFVNGNHWVQVNMNEGFPLPPVTTDWTKYRTKDATSWMVGFAGRLQHWQRLMPILPKHVSLD; encoded by the exons ATGAATGACAACATCAAGATACAAGTGGGCAACATTAGAGCTTCATTCCAGAAGAGTTTTTATGAAGTTGAGCATGCACATACTAGTCCTTTTTATTCAAATTTGCGTGGTTCAGTATCAAGAGCTGCATTGAGGCAGATTGCTGAAGAGTGGTTGAGGGTTGACATGGTGGGTACCGATACGCAAAAGTGCGGATGTACTCATAGAAAAGTATATGGGTTACCATGTGCTTGTGAGTTAGGGAGATATACATTGAGTGGTGATGCGATACCAATAGAGGCTATTCATATTCATTGGAGGAAACTAAGTATGGAAGGAAATCAAGATATAGAtgcagatgatggatcagaaataGACATGACAAATGCAATTGATGAAATTTGGAAAATGTGGAGGTCATCAGATGTTGTCGGAAAAAGAGCATTAAAAAGCAGAGTGTGTGAGATTGCTTATCCATCTACAACAAAGATGTGTCCACCGCctgaaaaaattaaaaccaaaggaGGGGTTAAGAAAAAAGGGAAGAGACCTGTGGGATATGATGTTTATCGTGATCCTTCAGGATATGAGTATGTTGATCAATCACATTTGAGttctcaaaaatcttcaaagagGTTATATTCACAACTATCCCAAACCTCAAAAAATAGAGAATTTGATAAATACATTGTACAATTTCCAGATTACATCAGACCatttattgatgacattgttgatgTAAGAGATGATGGAAATTGTGGTTTTAGAGCCATTGCATCTTTGCATGGTTATGGCACAGATGGATGGTCAATGGTTCGTCGGGATTTGGagaaagagattataggtcctagaAGCAAGTTGTATGAGGATTTATTTGGTCAACGCCTTCCAACAGTGAGATCATCGTTAGTGATAGAAACTTTAGGTCAACAACCACCAAATAAATGGATGACGTTACCTGAGTTGGGCTATGTAATAGCTAATCGGTATAATGTTGTTCTCGTCTCTTTAGGTCACCTTAGTTTGAGTTACTTTCCTATGACGAGTGCACATTCACCTAATGCATCCATTTACTGTATCGGCTTTGTCAATGGAAATCATTGGGTTCAG GTAAACATGAATGAAGGATTCCCGTTGCCACCTGTCACAACTGATTGGACGAAATATCGCACAAAAGATGCAACTTCTTGGATGGTAGGATTTGCCGGGCGGTTACAACATTGGCAACGGCTAATGCCTATACTACCAAAACATGTCAGCTTAGATTGA